TCAATTTACAATATTACCTATAAAGACTCAACATGATGCGGCAGATTCTTTAGGATTTTTAATATACCACAATGAAATTGGCAGACTTCTATTTATAACAGATAGTTATTACTGCAGATATAAATTTTCGGGACTTAATCACATTATGATCGAATGTAACTATAGCATGGACATTTTAAACAGAAATATTGAAGCTGGATTGGTACATCCTGTGTTGGCCAATAGGTTGTTAAAATCACATTTCAGTTTTGATAATGTCAAAGAATTTTTAAAGGTTACAGATTTAAGTAAAACTAAAGAAATAGTTTTATTGCATTTAAGCAATGACAACAGCAATGAGGATCAATTTAGAGAAGAAATTGAAAAGCTAACTGGAAAGCCAGTATATGGAGCAGATAGAGGGTTAGAAATAGAATTGTTTTAGAATTTAAAGTTTTAAAGTAGGCATGTTAGTACCGATCTAGCAGTTTACTTTAACACACCAGAGAGGTGCTGGCATGAGATATATAAGTGAAATTAATGCTTTCTATGATTGGCTCGAACTAAATGACCTATCGACATCAGCAGTTGCTTTATGGTACGCATTGATGCACATAAACAACAAGGCTGCATGGGTAGAAACATTTACGGTAGCTGAATCGGTGTTAAGTATTAAAACAGGCTTATCAGGTAGAGGAGTAAGAAATGCAAGAAATGAACTAAAGCAAAAAGGAAGAATTGATTTTAAAAGCAGGGTTGGAGGGAAAGCTCCTATATACACTCTTATATCTTTTGAAACAGGTATAAATTATTTTAATAAAAATTCAGTAGCAAAACGGGTACCGTCCTCGGATGTTACTGATTCCCCGGAAAGACCTACGGAAATAGATTCCGAGGAAAAGATTTCCACGGAAATGAGTTCCGCAGGTACTTCCGCAGGTTGTGCCGGAGGTACTTCCGGAGGTCGTGCCACATTAATAGACAAAGACATAGATAATATTATTATCGTTAATAAAGAAAAAGAGTCATGGGTGACAGCACTGGAATATTTCTGTAAAAAATCAGGAAAGTCAGATTTGCAATTAAAGGCACGTGAAGTAGAAGCTGCTCAAAAGGTTTGTAATGAGGTACCGACCCTCACAGTAATCTTGAGAGGCATAGATAAAGCGTTTAATGATTTTAAACCAGATACCGACTCTGATAAAATCAATAGCTTTAAATATTGTGTGCCTATAATAAAAAAACTAGATGCCAGGATAAAGGGCAAAGAACACAGAAAGGAGATAAAAGATGCAAGTAAGTTTACAGAAAAAGAAATTGATGAGTCCGGAATTGGCCTACACTTCTAGATCTAAACTAGAAAATTGCCCTATTTGCGGAGAATCTACAGGAAAAATAGTTAGGATGCTTGAGAGAAGCTATGTGGTGCCAAGAATGTGCAAATGTAAAAGAAAGGAACTTGAAGAAAGTAAAAAAATATCTGAAGCTAAAGAGAAGCAGATCAGGCTTGAACGGATGTTTAATAATAGCTTAATGACGAAAGAATTTAAAAGTTTTACGTTCCAGAATTGGGATCGTGCTCTAGGAAATGAAAGAATGTATGAACTAGGAGTGAAATACGTGAAGTCTTTTAAAGAAAAGGTCTTGAAGGAAAACTTAGGATTGTTAATTTACGGCAATCCAGGTAACGGAAAAACATTCTTATCCGGTTGTATTGCCAATGCCCTTATTAAAAATTTTATACCGGTGGTGTGTGTATCTGCTATTGGACTGATTGAAAGGATTAAGAGCAGTTTTGGTAAATATGGTGATGAAGGAGTTCAGAGCATATTAAATTGCTTGGAGAATGCGGATTTAGTAATCATTGATGATATGGGCGTAGAAAATAATACAGACTGGTCCAGAGCTACCATGTATCAAATACTGGATTCAAGATACAGAAATAAAAAGCCCCTTATAGTTACATCAAATTTATCAATGAATCAGCTAAAAAAAAGATATGACAAGGATTGTGACCTGGGTAAGGGGAGGACTGCAGACAGATTAATTCATGAGATGTGTTCTCCTGTTGAGAATACAAGTCCAAGCATACGGATAGAAAAAGGATTGAAAAAGACTGAAATATTAAAAGAAATATTAAATAGTTAAATTTATTCAAAATAATGTAATGGGGGTGATAGTAATGTCGGTGCTGTTTGAAAGGACAAAAGCAAGAAATGATTTTGTAAAAGCTAATTGGGGTACCATGAGACAGAAAGATATTGCAGCTAAGTTAGGCTGCAGCCCAACCCTTGTAAACATGATTGGATCTGAAATGGATTTGGTGAAATCTCGTAAATCTTCAGCAGAGGTAAGAAGCCAGTATTGTCCTATCGAAGCTGTTAAGAAAATGGCCAACTTATTCAAAATAGGCCAGAAGATAAAGTTAAAAGTAAGATACGTGTATGGGACGTATACGAATGTCAGCTGTAACAAATACAGGACCGTGAAAGGTACTGTTGCTTATAAAACAGAGTGGCTTGTGGTAGTACAAAGTAAGAATCATAGAGAGAGTTTTAAATATATTGATTTCTGTATAGGAGATGTACAAGTTTTGGAGGTATAGAAGGTGAATGTAGGCGAAAATATTAAAATGTATAGAAATAAGATTGGTCTTACACAAAAAAATCTAGCAAGTAAAGTTGGAGTCACGTCTGTAACGATTCAGAATTATGAAAATAATAGACGAGAACCAAACCTTGAAACCTTAAATAAACTAGCCGAAGCTCTTGGAGTATATGTAAATGATTTAATTGGAGATCAAATACGTATGTCGGGAAAAAATCAAGATGATAGATTTAAGGAAGTATGTATACAAGCAGTACGGTGCTATGGAGAAGAATCCAGAAAGCAGTTAGCTCAAGAAGAATGTGCTGAATTAATTCAGGCTTTAAGCAAAGACGTGAGGGGTGAAAAGCATAATGTGGAGGAAGAGATTGCTGACGTTCTCATAATGATAGAGCAGCTTACACATATTTATGACAATAAGAAAGTAAAAGAATGGATAAAAAAGAAAATTGATAGATTAGCTAATATGATGGAAGTTATAAATTTCAGCCAGAAACATGGCAAATTTTAAAGATAAGTATACAAGCAGTATAAATATATTCTTTGAAATTAAATTAATTAAAGCATAGTGTATGTGAGTTTTAGAATACTAGCAAAGTAGGTGAAAATCATGAAAAGTAAATATAATGCCAAAAAAATAACTGTAGATGGGATAAGATTTGATTCAAAAGATGAAGCCAGATATTATGAATATTTGAAAAAACTTAAGGCAAAAGGGGTAATAGAGAATTTTGAGTTGCAGCCTAAGTTTACTTTGATACCAGCTTTTATATATAAGGGTGAAAAAGAAAGGCCGGCAACATATACATTAGATTTTTTAATATATAACATAGATGGTACTGAGATATATGTTGATGTTAAAGGAGACAGTACACCACAGGGGGAGCTTAAATTCAAGATGCTTAAACATCTTCATCCTGATATGGATTTTAGGTGGATTTCAAGAAGTTTGAAATATAGTGAAAGTGGATGGATTGATTTTAAGGAACTCAAGAAAAAGAGAAGGGAGATTAAGAAAAATGCCTAGAATAAAAATTATTGATGATAAGACCAATGCACCAGTAAAGGAAATAGATTGTATCGGATATAATCTGCAGTATGTTCAAGCTACTGGAAACGGCCAAATACAAAAGATAAGAAAATTGAATAATGGTAAGTATGATCTTAAGCGTTGGATAAAGAATGAATTTTATACCCCTTTAGCTCAGAAGATAAAAGACAAATTTAAAGAAAAGGTTCCTGAGTTTACAAATGTGAATGTAAATAAAATCTTATTTGTTGAGGATACAGATTATGTTGGTGATGAAGTAAAACGAAGTGATGAAGTAATGTGGATCCGGAAAGCACCAAAACAGTTAACCCTGATTACAGGTTATGAATTTATAATCGAGAGCAGAGAGTTTTGGATGGAAAGAATTTCTGAAGAGCAGGTAATTGCTTTGATTTACAGTTGCTTAAGACAGATAGATGGAAATAAACTTAATACTCCGGATGTAGTAGGGTGGAAAGAAGTAATCGGAACATTAGGGTATGGATGGGAGACCACAATGAGTCCAATACCTAATATACTTGATGGGTTTAACGAGGATGATTTTAAGATGCTTAAAAAAGCAGATAAGCAGATTAGTATGTTTGACCATAGAAGGGCAGAAG
The genomic region above belongs to Clostridium sp. AWRP and contains:
- a CDS encoding putative metallopeptidase; the encoded protein is MPRIKIIDDKTNAPVKEIDCIGYNLQYVQATGNGQIQKIRKLNNGKYDLKRWIKNEFYTPLAQKIKDKFKEKVPEFTNVNVNKILFVEDTDYVGDEVKRSDEVMWIRKAPKQLTLITGYEFIIESREFWMERISEEQVIALIYSCLRQIDGNKLNTPDVVGWKEVIGTLGYGWETTMSPIPNILDGFNEDDFKMLKKADKQISMFDHRRAEGE
- a CDS encoding DUF1064 domain-containing protein, whose product is MKSKYNAKKITVDGIRFDSKDEARYYEYLKKLKAKGVIENFELQPKFTLIPAFIYKGEKERPATYTLDFLIYNIDGTEIYVDVKGDSTPQGELKFKMLKHLHPDMDFRWISRSLKYSESGWIDFKELKKKRREIKKNA
- a CDS encoding MBL fold metallo-hydrolase — encoded protein: MKLKVLGSGSSGNCYLLQNKDETLIIECGLSYKTILKGLNFDLKNVVGCLISHEHKDHSKAINDVLNNAIDVYTSEGTLKAINIKSYRAKIIRAEEQFNIGQFTILPIKTQHDAADSLGFLIYHNEIGRLLFITDSYYCRYKFSGLNHIMIECNYSMDILNRNIEAGLVHPVLANRLLKSHFSFDNVKEFLKVTDLSKTKEIVLLHLSNDNSNEDQFREEIEKLTGKPVYGADRGLEIELF
- a CDS encoding ATP-binding protein; translation: MQVSLQKKKLMSPELAYTSRSKLENCPICGESTGKIVRMLERSYVVPRMCKCKRKELEESKKISEAKEKQIRLERMFNNSLMTKEFKSFTFQNWDRALGNERMYELGVKYVKSFKEKVLKENLGLLIYGNPGNGKTFLSGCIANALIKNFIPVVCVSAIGLIERIKSSFGKYGDEGVQSILNCLENADLVIIDDMGVENNTDWSRATMYQILDSRYRNKKPLIVTSNLSMNQLKKRYDKDCDLGKGRTADRLIHEMCSPVENTSPSIRIEKGLKKTEILKEILNS
- a CDS encoding helix-turn-helix domain-containing protein; this translates as MNVGENIKMYRNKIGLTQKNLASKVGVTSVTIQNYENNRREPNLETLNKLAEALGVYVNDLIGDQIRMSGKNQDDRFKEVCIQAVRCYGEESRKQLAQEECAELIQALSKDVRGEKHNVEEEIADVLIMIEQLTHIYDNKKVKEWIKKKIDRLANMMEVINFSQKHGKF